One window from the genome of Gimesia aquarii encodes:
- a CDS encoding putative quinol monooxygenase has product MIFVIANIELAEGKQAAFLEAFRQLVPQVLAEEGCIEYGPAVDEDTDIPIQAKNGDQIVTVMEKWESVETLKAHLAAPHMQAYREQVADLVKGTTIKILKPA; this is encoded by the coding sequence ATGATTTTTGTCATTGCGAATATTGAATTAGCAGAAGGAAAACAGGCTGCCTTTTTGGAAGCCTTTCGTCAATTAGTCCCACAGGTCCTGGCTGAAGAAGGCTGCATTGAATATGGGCCAGCCGTCGACGAAGATACAGATATCCCCATCCAAGCCAAGAATGGCGATCAGATTGTTACGGTCATGGAAAAGTGGGAAAGTGTGGAGACACTCAAAGCACATCTCGCCGCACCGCATATGCAGGCTTATCGGGAGCAGGTTGCTGATCTGGTGAAAGGAACTACGATCAAAATCCTGAAGCCTGCCTGA
- a CDS encoding tetratricopeptide repeat protein, translated as MNDNPDKDLPEDNTTDPTESTSEENSIPEEANEKQETVAGQPDSGTEQTSESDEGLPEWEPLTPELVEDEAIRGDFMLRWAAILLACLFAATIISETQTLVHVKTGQYLVSHGFWPPATDVFSYTAMDRPWNNNSWLFDLTLSGVYGVLGDTGLSLFKILLLGITFYVIVHLCQREISTWWGSILAVLALIACFPQLTVTPEIITILGVVLTLRCLQSWQEQNSSRALWTLVPLFLVWANFDSRVFLGVLLLLLYVLGETVATIMNRSVLNDDTDYQALWMVFGGSLVATLLNPTGWHSLTAGITYYTVDYPILRSMFAGTLRPEELGYFSMTSPMFWQSLNHYTVAAFILILLTFVSFILNQAKMSWGQLFVFVGFCGMSILASHELVVTSVICAIFANMNFQVWYRDNFRQTYSVETSELLFSRGGRALTVLTFFALAYFVVSGRFQGQASVRHAVGMGFSPALNRSIEGYRSALADSLDDRPFHFVLGQGDILIWLGQKSFIDNRISLFAGTGENDLIDLHDKTRRALRVQREGQPGSGNSEVWKKTFDQFEVTHVIPRLSGMNPDYRTFYDLLANRDDWQLIDLNAVTAVFYRTDTNDKNVEAFLADHPFDFKQRAFRDQKDFPDLRPDWARPKSFYSRYFLPQTHTVENDVQTARHYLGLMSLTGNNHEMASSFAILAIQLANQGLIENPNSAEAYRILGSAYGYLASLESQLMAPPVARNQQRQAVRIDRMRYFQILHAYHQSLIIDPDFAPTHLFLFDLYSNMGKIDLAHHELKTYLDMIDGQEQFTDDDFARLRAYTDHLEKLKTQIDLITQEQEKLLAEGTDRLQLASQAYQNGFVLLAKRHLDDPVYVAQNPLAQNLKASILMEVGQPEEAHSQMAQLESLAQKDPRIPWRAQAAFTNLGNGNYRTCFDLWLQEIRTQEEARVAGLLQTLPLIQPASNSFWPTQHAVSIMNYLYGLSQQQAPLKLNLAKCKIETGQPEDAVTILREIIEEQSDSPYRPIVRFYLYQITGELIPLQPDVPAGQSEPEQDEQPLVAPKP; from the coding sequence GTGAACGATAATCCAGACAAAGATTTGCCTGAAGACAACACTACCGATCCGACTGAGTCAACCTCTGAAGAAAATTCCATTCCTGAAGAGGCAAATGAAAAACAGGAAACCGTTGCAGGCCAGCCAGATTCTGGAACAGAGCAAACATCTGAGAGCGACGAAGGGCTTCCAGAGTGGGAGCCATTAACACCTGAACTGGTTGAAGATGAGGCAATCCGTGGCGATTTTATGTTGCGTTGGGCTGCCATTTTATTGGCTTGTTTATTTGCCGCCACGATTATTTCAGAAACACAGACTCTGGTGCACGTCAAAACAGGGCAATATTTAGTCAGCCATGGATTCTGGCCTCCTGCAACCGACGTGTTTTCATATACCGCTATGGATCGCCCCTGGAATAACAATTCCTGGTTGTTCGATTTAACGCTTTCCGGTGTGTATGGCGTTTTAGGCGATACTGGTTTGAGTTTGTTTAAGATTCTTTTACTGGGCATCACTTTTTATGTCATTGTGCATCTTTGTCAGCGGGAGATTTCCACCTGGTGGGGTTCCATTCTCGCTGTGCTGGCATTGATTGCCTGTTTTCCTCAGCTCACAGTCACTCCGGAAATCATTACAATTCTGGGTGTGGTGCTTACATTACGTTGCCTGCAGTCCTGGCAGGAACAAAATTCCTCTCGTGCTCTCTGGACTTTGGTTCCACTTTTTTTAGTGTGGGCCAATTTTGATTCTCGCGTCTTTCTCGGGGTCCTGTTACTGCTGCTATACGTCTTGGGAGAGACTGTTGCGACGATAATGAATCGGTCTGTCTTAAATGATGACACCGATTATCAAGCTTTGTGGATGGTCTTCGGGGGCAGTCTGGTTGCCACATTGCTGAATCCAACAGGCTGGCATTCACTGACAGCAGGGATAACATATTACACCGTTGATTATCCCATTCTGCGCTCCATGTTTGCGGGTACCCTACGGCCGGAAGAGCTTGGTTATTTCTCAATGACATCTCCGATGTTCTGGCAGTCTCTTAATCACTATACCGTTGCTGCTTTTATTTTGATCTTACTTACCTTTGTCAGCTTTATACTCAATCAGGCGAAGATGAGCTGGGGGCAATTGTTTGTATTTGTCGGGTTTTGTGGAATGTCGATTCTGGCCAGCCATGAGCTCGTGGTGACGAGTGTTATCTGTGCCATCTTTGCGAATATGAATTTTCAAGTCTGGTATCGAGATAATTTTCGCCAGACTTATAGCGTGGAAACATCCGAGCTTTTGTTTTCGCGAGGCGGACGTGCCTTAACAGTACTGACGTTTTTTGCACTGGCCTATTTTGTGGTCAGCGGTCGATTTCAAGGGCAGGCTTCAGTGCGGCATGCAGTCGGTATGGGATTCAGCCCTGCACTCAACCGATCCATCGAGGGTTATCGCAGTGCTCTCGCTGATTCTTTAGATGATCGACCGTTTCATTTTGTGTTGGGGCAAGGTGATATTTTAATCTGGCTGGGTCAGAAGTCATTCATCGATAATCGTATCTCTTTATTTGCAGGAACGGGCGAAAATGACCTGATCGATTTGCATGATAAAACACGGCGGGCATTGCGAGTTCAACGTGAAGGACAACCGGGAAGTGGAAATTCGGAGGTGTGGAAAAAGACCTTCGATCAATTTGAGGTTACTCATGTTATTCCGCGCTTATCAGGTATGAATCCTGATTACCGTACGTTTTATGATTTACTCGCGAATCGGGACGATTGGCAGTTAATTGATTTGAATGCTGTCACAGCCGTCTTTTATCGCACAGATACGAATGACAAAAATGTGGAAGCCTTCCTGGCTGACCATCCATTTGATTTCAAACAACGAGCATTTCGCGATCAAAAAGACTTCCCGGACTTGCGGCCTGACTGGGCGCGGCCAAAATCGTTCTACAGCCGTTATTTTTTGCCACAAACACATACTGTGGAGAATGATGTTCAAACGGCCCGTCATTACCTGGGTCTCATGTCACTGACGGGCAATAACCATGAAATGGCATCAAGCTTTGCCATTCTTGCGATTCAATTGGCGAACCAGGGTTTGATCGAAAACCCCAATAGTGCCGAAGCTTATCGAATACTCGGTAGCGCTTACGGATATCTGGCAAGTCTCGAATCACAGTTAATGGCACCTCCGGTAGCTCGAAATCAGCAGAGACAAGCGGTGAGAATTGACCGCATGCGTTATTTTCAAATCTTGCATGCCTATCATCAGTCATTGATTATTGATCCTGATTTTGCTCCGACGCATCTCTTCCTGTTTGACCTCTATTCAAACATGGGGAAGATCGATCTGGCACATCATGAATTAAAAACGTACCTCGATATGATAGATGGACAGGAACAATTCACAGACGATGATTTCGCGCGGCTCCGGGCTTATACCGATCATCTGGAAAAACTCAAAACTCAGATCGACCTGATTACGCAGGAACAAGAGAAGCTGCTTGCGGAAGGTACAGACCGTCTACAATTGGCCAGTCAGGCTTACCAGAATGGATTTGTATTATTGGCGAAGCGTCATCTGGATGATCCCGTTTATGTTGCACAAAACCCACTTGCACAAAACTTGAAAGCAAGCATTCTGATGGAAGTGGGACAACCTGAAGAAGCACATTCTCAAATGGCACAACTGGAAAGTCTTGCACAAAAAGATCCTCGAATTCCCTGGCGTGCACAGGCCGCATTTACCAATTTGGGAAATGGAAACTATCGGACCTGCTTCGATTTGTGGCTACAGGAAATTAGAACGCAAGAAGAAGCACGGGTCGCTGGTTTACTGCAAACTCTGCCTTTGATTCAGCCTGCTTCCAATAGCTTTTGGCCGACTCAGCATGCTGTTTCGATTATGAACTACCTATACGGGCTTTCTCAGCAGCAAGCGCCGCTTAAGCTGAACCTTGCCAAGTGTAAAATCGAAACAGGGCAACCTGAAGATGCCGTTACAATTTTACGCGAAATCATCGAAGAACAGTCAGACAGTCCTTATCGACCAATCGTTCGCTTCTATCTCTATCAGATCACTGGTGAGTTGATCCCGCTTCAGCCAGACGTCCCCGCCGGACAGTCTGAACCTGAGCAAGACGAACAGCCCTTAGTGGCTCCCAAACCTTAA
- a CDS encoding thioesterase family protein translates to MLDQPPRTGSLKTITFEVQQSHAITFTHESEISVLSTPSLIWFLEQAALQFLEPWLDDQSLSVGTHVDVEHLAPTPIGATVSCTARLIYQDAPVYRFNVEAYAGQEKIAKGVHSRRIIKASQLVKRLKTTN, encoded by the coding sequence ATGTTAGATCAGCCTCCGCGAACTGGCTCATTGAAAACAATTACCTTTGAAGTGCAACAAAGTCACGCGATTACTTTCACTCACGAATCAGAGATTTCGGTCTTATCAACGCCGTCTCTGATTTGGTTTCTGGAGCAAGCCGCGTTACAATTTCTGGAACCATGGCTTGATGATCAGTCTCTGAGTGTTGGAACTCATGTGGATGTGGAGCACTTGGCTCCGACTCCCATTGGCGCCACTGTAAGTTGCACGGCCAGACTCATCTATCAGGATGCCCCCGTGTATCGCTTCAATGTTGAAGCATATGCAGGTCAGGAAAAGATCGCGAAGGGAGTTCATTCACGACGTATCATCAAAGCCAGCCAGTTAGTCAAACGCTTAAAAACAACCAACTAG